The following coding sequences are from one Heptranchias perlo isolate sHepPer1 chromosome 13, sHepPer1.hap1, whole genome shotgun sequence window:
- the LOC137331058 gene encoding vomeronasal type-2 receptor 1-like, whose product MEPRIYLRFLVYLTISVAVSGKPTCKLKGKFNLNSFKMPGDVMIGGMFPIHYRVVSLNSSSNTSPQSSGCEGFNFRAFRWARTMIHAINEVNQNDSILPNIRLGYTIYDSCFTISKAVEGTLTYLTGQDEAVPNYRCGSGAPLAVLIGAGGSALSIATARILGLYYFPQVDYSASCSVLSDKFQFPSFIRTIPSDTFQSRAMAKLVVHFGWTWVGTIASDDDYGKYGIKSFKEEVEKAGVCISFSETIPKVYARQKIVRIVDTIERSTAKIIAVFSADIDLSSLIEEVLQRNISGRTWIASEAWINSALISKPEYSSLLGGTIGFAIQRADIRGLRNHLVQLDPRNSGEKLITEFWERAFDCMWPEHGVAVSRILDYKTADYNRTIADAKNRIHNISPLSQRFCTGTERLDQIDNTYADVSQLRLTYSVYKSVYTVAHALHNMYTCKTGEGPFVNGTCASIKNFQPWQLMYYLKNVRFKSLLGEEIYFDVNGDIDAVYDIINWQRTPNGYISYKVIGNYNGTAPPGQEMTVQNDSIIWNDDQITPPFSVCSESCQPGTRKGIRQGEPVCCFDCIPCADGEITNETDSRECIQCLEDYWSNANRDECIHKEIEYLGYNDALGITLIALSIFGACIAAAIATVFLVRRDTALVKANDRGLSFVLLFSLVICFLSSIIFVGQPVAWSCMTRQVLLAISFATCLSCVLSKAVNLMLKARAAKAKSPEGTEKKCIGPFQQRIIALIFVLCHACLCAAWLLIFPPYPDKNTLSQNIKIILECNEGSVAFLCCVLGYDALLAGICFIFAFIARKLPDNFNEAKFMTFALLVFFIVWISFVPAYLSTRGKYMVAVEMFAILASSFGLLACLYVPKCYIILLKPERNTEELVNGKTDANDKSAPPTSQSLTTSGISTACSTVTLNE is encoded by the exons ATTCAATTTCAGAGCTTTCCGCTGGGCCAGAACAATGATCCATGCAATTAATGAAGTCAACCAGAATGATTCAATTCTACCTAATATACGGCTGGGATACACAATCTATGACTCTTGTTTTACCATTTCCAAAGCTGTTGAAGGAACACTGACTTACCTGACTGGACAGGATGAAGCTGTACCCAACTACCGGTGTGGCTCGGGAGCTCCTTTGGCAGTACTGATTGGAGCTGGTGGATCAGCTCTCTCTATTGCAACTGCCAGAATTCTGGGGCTGTACTACTTTCCTCAG GTGGATTATTCTGCCTCTTGCTCAGTTCTCAGTGATAAATTTCAGTTTCCATCCTTTATCCGAACCATACCAAGTGATACTTTTCAGTCCAGAGCAATGGCAAAACTTGTGGTGCACTTTGGATGGACATGGGTGGGCACAATAGCATCAGATGACGACTACGGAAAATATGGAATTAAAAGTTTTAAAGAAGAGGTAGAAAAGGCCGGCGTATGCATCTCTTTCTCTGAGACTATCCCCAAAGTTTATGCAAGACAGAAAATAGTTCGGATCGTAGACACAATTGAACGATCAACGGCCAAAATCATTGCAGTCTTCTCTGCTGATATCGACCTGAGCTCTTTAATAGAAGAAGTCTTGCAACGTAATATTTCTGGCAGAACATGGATAGCAAGTGAGGCTTGGATTAACTCTGCACTGATTTCCAAACCAGAATATTCCTCACTTTTAGGTGGAACCATTGGATTTGCAATTCAGCGAGCTGATATCCGTGGTCTACGCAATCACCTTGTTCAATTAGATCCAAGAAATTCTGGAGAAAAACTGATAACTGAGTTCTGGGAGAGAGCCTTTGATTGCATGTGGCCTGAGCATGGGGTGGCTGTCAGTAGAATACTTGATTATAAAACAGCTGATTATAACAGAACAATTGCAGATGCTAAGAATAGAATCCATAATATTTCCCCTCTTTCTCAGAGGTTCTGTACAGGAACGGAGCGTTTAGATCAAATTGATAATACATATGCTGATGTATCCCAACTGAGGCTGACATACAGTGTGTATAAATCTGTATACACTGTGGCACATGCACTTCACAATATGTACACCTGTAAGACAGGAGAGGGTCCATTTGTAAATGGAACATGTGCAAGCATCAAAAATTTTCAGCCGTGGCAG CTTATGTATTATCTGAAAAATGTTCGGTTTAAGAGCCTTCTAGGGGAAGAAATATATTTTGATGTAAATGGAGATATCGATGCAGTGTATGATATTATAAACTGGCAGAGAACCCCCAATGGGTATATCTCTTATAAGGTAATAGGAAATTACAATGGAACCGCACCTCCAGGACAAGAGATGACTGTCCAAAATGACTCTATAATTTGGAACGATGATCAGATTACG CCCCCATTTTCTGTATGTAGTGAGAGTTGTCAgcctggcaccaggaagggaattcGACAAGGAGAACCTGTTTGTTGCTTTGACTGCATTCCATGCGCTGATGGCGAGATAACTAATGAAACAG ATTCACGGGAGTGCATTCAGTGCCTTGAAGATTACTGGTCCAATGCAAACAGAGATGAATGTATACATAAAGAGATTGAATACCTTGGTTACAACGATGCCTTGGGAATAACATTAATAGCACTATCGATATTTGGGGCCTGCATTGCTGCAGCCATTGCTACAGTTTTCCTGGTTCGCAGGGATACTGCACTTGTAAAAGCTAATGATCGTGGACTGAGCTTTGTGCTGTTATTTTCACTAGTTATATGCTTTCTCAGCTCAATCATCTTTGTTGGCCAGCCAGTAGCATGGTCTTGTATGACACGACAGGTTCTTCTTGCTATTAGCTTTGCTACCTGCCTTTCATGTGTGTTGTCAAAGGCTGTTAATCTGATGCTCAAAGCCAGAGCAGCCAAAGCAAAATCACCTGAAGGCACAGAGAAAAAATGTATTGGCCCTTTCCAGCAAAGAATTATTGCATTAATCTTTGTCTTATGCCATGCTTGTCTTTGTGCAGCTTGGTTACTAATTTTCCCTCCTTACCCTGACAAGAATACACTGTCTCAAAATATCAAAATAATTCTGGAATGCAATGAAGGCTCTGTAGCATttctgtgttgtgtgttaggaTATGATGCATTGCTGGCTGGCATTTGCTTTATTTTCGCTTTCATTGCTCGGAAATTACCTGATAACTTTAATGAAGCTAAGTTTATGACCTTTGCCCTGCTTGTCTTTTTTATTGTTTGGATTTCTTTTGTCCCGGCATACTTAAGCACTCGGGGAAAATACATGGTAGCTGTTGAAATGTTTGCAATTTTGGCATCCAGTTTTGGCTTGCTTGCTTGTCTTTATGTTCCTAAATGTTATATTATCTTATTGAAgccagagaggaatacagaggaaTTAGTTAATGGCAAAACTGATGCAAACGACAAGAGTGCACCACCAACCTCACAGTCACTGACCACTTCAGGAATAAGCACCGCCTGTTCAACAGTTACACTCAATGAATAA